A single window of Achromobacter xylosoxidans DNA harbors:
- a CDS encoding ABC transporter ATP-binding protein, with the protein MTTASKPLLELRGLQVAYGGIRAVRGIDLRVDEGELVCLIGANGAGKSTTLRAICGLVPLAGGEVVYGGQSIGGQKSHELVRQGLVMVPEGRGIFGQLTIEENLAMGAYIRRDAAQVRQDTDRVFTLFPRLAERRKQAAGTLSGGEQQMVAMGRAMIARPKLLLLDEPSMGLAPLMVEKVFEVVRTIASEGVTILLIEQNARLALENSHRGYVMESGEITLSGPAADMLHDPKVRAAYLGEVEEA; encoded by the coding sequence ATGACGACGGCAAGCAAACCCCTACTGGAACTGCGCGGCCTGCAGGTCGCGTACGGCGGCATCCGCGCGGTGCGCGGCATCGACCTGCGCGTGGACGAAGGCGAACTGGTGTGCCTGATCGGCGCCAACGGCGCCGGCAAGAGCACGACGCTGCGCGCCATCTGCGGCCTGGTGCCGCTGGCCGGCGGCGAAGTGGTCTACGGCGGCCAGTCCATCGGCGGCCAGAAGTCGCACGAGCTGGTGCGCCAGGGCCTGGTGATGGTGCCCGAGGGACGCGGCATCTTTGGCCAGCTCACCATCGAGGAAAACCTGGCGATGGGCGCCTACATCCGGCGCGACGCCGCGCAGGTGCGGCAGGACACCGACCGCGTGTTCACGCTGTTCCCGCGCCTGGCCGAACGCCGCAAGCAGGCGGCGGGCACGCTCTCGGGTGGCGAGCAGCAGATGGTGGCCATGGGCCGCGCGATGATCGCGCGTCCGAAGCTGCTGTTGCTGGACGAACCCTCGATGGGGCTGGCGCCGCTGATGGTCGAGAAGGTCTTCGAGGTGGTGCGCACCATCGCCAGCGAAGGCGTCACGATCCTCTTGATCGAGCAGAACGCGCGCCTGGCGCTGGAGAACAGCCACCGCGGCTACGTGATGGAATCCGGCGAGATCACGCTGTCCGGTCCTGCCGCCGACATGCTGCACGATCCCAAGGTGCGCGCCGCGTACCTGGGGGAAGTGGAAGAGGCGTAG
- a CDS encoding ABC transporter ATP-binding protein produces the protein MSKLLQAQGLGKRFGGLQALSDVSFDIEQGEIYGLIGPNGAGKTTLFNVLTGLYIPEDGSCTFNGASMSGKKPHEVAHAGLARTFQNIRLFANLSAIENVMIGRHMRTRAGVLGAVFRTRGTRAEEAAIEARAQELLDYVGIGHRANDVARSLPYGDQRRLEIARALATDPKLLALDEPAAGMNASETVVLRKLIEKIRDDGVTVLLIEHDMKLVMGLCDRVLVLEYGKVLAMGKPAQVQRDPKVIEAYLGAGAAQDPLIHQERPA, from the coding sequence ATGAGCAAACTGCTGCAAGCCCAGGGACTGGGCAAGCGCTTCGGCGGCCTGCAGGCCCTGTCGGACGTCAGTTTCGACATCGAGCAGGGCGAGATCTACGGCCTGATCGGCCCCAACGGCGCCGGCAAGACCACGCTGTTCAACGTGCTTACGGGCCTGTACATCCCGGAAGACGGCAGCTGCACCTTCAACGGCGCCTCGATGTCGGGCAAGAAACCGCACGAGGTGGCGCACGCCGGCCTGGCGCGTACCTTCCAGAACATCCGTCTGTTCGCCAACCTGAGCGCGATCGAGAACGTCATGATCGGCCGCCACATGCGCACCCGCGCCGGCGTGCTGGGCGCGGTGTTCCGCACCCGCGGCACGCGCGCCGAGGAAGCCGCCATCGAGGCCCGCGCCCAGGAGCTGCTGGACTACGTCGGCATCGGCCACCGCGCCAACGACGTGGCGCGTTCGCTGCCCTATGGCGACCAGCGCCGCCTGGAAATCGCGCGCGCCTTGGCCACCGATCCCAAGCTGCTGGCGCTGGACGAACCGGCCGCCGGCATGAACGCCTCGGAAACCGTGGTGCTGCGCAAGCTGATCGAGAAGATCCGCGACGATGGCGTCACGGTGCTGCTGATCGAGCACGACATGAAGCTGGTCATGGGCCTGTGCGATCGCGTGCTGGTGCTGGAATACGGCAAGGTGCTGGCCATGGGCAAACCCGCCCAGGTGCAGCGCGACCCCAAGGTCATTGAAGCGTATCTGGGCGCGGGCGCCGCCCAGGATCCGCTGATTCATCAGGAGCGCCCGGCATGA
- a CDS encoding ABC transporter permease subunit, translating to MSTTLKNSGLSTRNLIGIALIGIVLAVLPFVIGMAGQSWVRILNFALLYVMLSLGLNIVVGFAGLLDLGYIAFYAVGAYTWALLASPHFGLHLPFWAILPIALAVACLFGVLLGAPTLKLRGDYLAIVTLGFGEIIRIFLNNLNAPVNITNGPQGINRIDTFKVGEFAFGRTESLLGIRVTGPEKYYYLLLALTLIIILVCVRLQNSRIGRAWEAIREDEIAAKAMGINTRNIKLLAFAMGASFGGVAGALFASMQGFVSPESFSLMESISILCMVVLGGMGHIPGVILGALILAALPEFLRAVVEPVQQMVFGAVVLDPEGIRMLLFGLAMVCVMLFRPAGLWPSAVRKRELATKTQGGAA from the coding sequence ATGAGCACCACCCTGAAAAACAGCGGGCTGTCGACCCGCAACCTGATCGGCATCGCGCTGATCGGCATCGTGCTGGCGGTGCTGCCGTTCGTGATCGGCATGGCCGGCCAGAGCTGGGTCCGCATCCTGAACTTCGCGCTGCTGTACGTGATGCTGTCGCTGGGCCTGAACATCGTGGTGGGCTTTGCCGGCCTGCTGGACCTGGGCTACATCGCGTTCTACGCGGTGGGCGCCTACACCTGGGCGCTGCTGGCTTCGCCGCACTTCGGGCTGCACCTGCCGTTCTGGGCGATCCTGCCGATCGCGCTGGCGGTGGCGTGCCTGTTCGGGGTGCTGCTGGGGGCGCCGACGCTCAAGTTGCGCGGCGATTACCTGGCCATCGTGACGTTGGGCTTCGGCGAGATCATCCGCATCTTCCTGAACAACCTGAACGCGCCGGTCAACATCACCAACGGCCCGCAGGGCATCAACCGCATCGATACCTTCAAGGTGGGCGAGTTCGCCTTTGGCCGCACCGAGAGCCTGCTGGGCATCCGCGTGACCGGGCCGGAGAAGTACTACTACCTGCTGCTGGCGCTGACGCTGATCATCATCCTGGTGTGCGTGCGCCTGCAGAACTCGCGCATCGGCCGCGCCTGGGAAGCCATCCGCGAAGACGAGATCGCCGCCAAGGCGATGGGCATCAACACCCGCAACATCAAGCTGCTGGCCTTCGCCATGGGTGCCTCGTTCGGCGGCGTGGCGGGCGCGCTGTTCGCGTCGATGCAGGGTTTCGTCAGCCCCGAGAGCTTCTCGCTGATGGAGTCCATTTCCATCCTGTGCATGGTGGTGCTGGGCGGCATGGGCCACATCCCGGGCGTGATCCTGGGCGCGCTGATCCTGGCCGCGTTGCCGGAATTCCTGCGCGCCGTGGTCGAGCCGGTGCAGCAGATGGTGTTCGGCGCGGTGGTGCTGGATCCCGAGGGCATCCGCATGCTGCTGTTCGGCCTGGCGATGGTGTGCGTGATGCTGTTCCGTCCCGCCGGCCTGTGGCCGTCGGCCGTGCGCAAGCGCGAGCTGGCCACCAAGACGCAGGGAGGCGCGGCATGA
- a CDS encoding branched-chain amino acid ABC transporter permease: MDIFIQQLINGVTLGSVYALVALGYTMVYGIIGLINFAHGDVVMIGAMAATTIAISLVGGDPSASAFMVLGLGLLVSVPLCMAVGWTAERVAYRPLRRAPRLAALITAIGVSIILQNVAMMGWGRNYLNFPQVLTPQVFEIFGARMSTLQIAIVAIAALIMGGLLAVVHKTRLGTAMRATAQNREVAGLMGVNINTVISAAFLIGSALAAVAGMMVATYYGVSQYTMGFMLGLKAFTAAVLGGIGNLVGAMAGGLLLGIIESLGAGYIGDLTGGFLGSHYQDVFAFFVLVLVLIFRPSGLLGERVGDRA, translated from the coding sequence ATGGATATCTTCATTCAACAACTGATTAACGGCGTCACGCTCGGCAGCGTGTACGCCCTGGTCGCCCTTGGCTACACCATGGTGTACGGCATCATCGGGCTGATCAACTTCGCGCATGGCGACGTCGTCATGATCGGCGCGATGGCGGCCACCACGATCGCCATCTCGCTGGTCGGCGGCGACCCGTCCGCGTCCGCCTTCATGGTGCTGGGCCTGGGCCTGCTGGTGTCCGTGCCGCTGTGCATGGCCGTGGGCTGGACCGCCGAGCGCGTGGCCTACCGGCCGCTGCGCCGCGCGCCGCGCCTGGCCGCCCTGATCACCGCCATCGGCGTGTCCATCATCCTGCAGAACGTGGCGATGATGGGCTGGGGCCGCAACTATCTGAACTTCCCGCAGGTGCTGACGCCGCAGGTGTTCGAGATCTTCGGCGCCCGCATGAGCACGCTGCAGATCGCCATCGTCGCGATCGCCGCGCTCATCATGGGCGGGTTGCTGGCCGTGGTGCACAAGACGCGCCTGGGCACCGCCATGCGCGCCACCGCGCAGAACCGCGAAGTGGCCGGCCTGATGGGCGTGAACATCAACACCGTGATCTCGGCGGCGTTCCTGATCGGCTCGGCGCTGGCCGCGGTGGCCGGCATGATGGTCGCCACCTACTACGGCGTGTCGCAGTACACCATGGGCTTCATGCTGGGCCTGAAGGCCTTCACGGCCGCGGTGCTGGGCGGCATCGGCAACCTGGTCGGCGCCATGGCGGGCGGCCTGCTGCTGGGCATCATCGAATCGCTGGGCGCCGGCTACATCGGCGACCTGACCGGCGGCTTCCTGGGCAGCCACTACCAGGACGTGTTCGCGTTCTTCGTGCTGGTGCTGGTGCTGATTTTCCGTCCGTCCGGCCTGCTGGGCGAGCGTGTGGGGGACCGCGCATGA
- a CDS encoding branched-chain amino acid ABC transporter substrate-binding protein: protein MKFRTTLKLVAASIAAVGMAAAAQAADVKFGFAAPLTGPQSHYGEDMQNGLNLALEEANKKGVKVDGQPAKFVLVSRDDQADPRVGVQVAQQLVDENVVGILGHFNSGTTIPASRVYHEAGLPQIAMATSPEYTKQGYETTFRMMTSDTQQGAAVGKFMVQSLKAKKVAIIDDRTAYGQGLADEVEKAVKAAGGQVVRREYTTDKANDFTAILTNIKGSAPDAIFYGGLDAQSGPMKRQLATLGLKAPLVSGEMTRSDTFIKLAGDAADGTYASLAGVPLDKMAAGKDFEQRYQARFKKAPGVYAPYAYDGAWNMIAAIEAAGSAKPEKYLPELAKLNRKGATSEHIAYDKNGDLKEISVTIYEVKNGKWEMVETMVSQAN, encoded by the coding sequence ATGAAGTTTCGCACCACTTTGAAGCTTGTCGCCGCCAGCATCGCCGCCGTCGGCATGGCCGCGGCCGCGCAGGCCGCCGACGTCAAGTTCGGCTTTGCCGCGCCCCTGACCGGTCCCCAGTCGCACTATGGCGAGGACATGCAGAACGGCCTGAACCTGGCGCTGGAAGAAGCCAACAAGAAGGGCGTGAAGGTCGACGGCCAGCCCGCCAAGTTCGTGCTGGTGTCGCGCGACGACCAGGCCGACCCGCGCGTGGGCGTGCAGGTGGCGCAGCAGCTGGTCGACGAGAACGTCGTCGGCATCCTGGGCCACTTCAACTCGGGCACCACGATTCCCGCTTCGCGCGTCTACCACGAAGCCGGCCTGCCGCAGATCGCCATGGCGACCTCGCCCGAGTACACCAAGCAGGGCTACGAAACCACCTTCCGCATGATGACCAGCGACACCCAGCAGGGCGCCGCGGTCGGCAAGTTCATGGTGCAGAGCCTGAAGGCCAAGAAGGTCGCCATCATCGACGACCGCACCGCCTACGGCCAGGGCCTGGCCGACGAGGTCGAGAAGGCCGTCAAGGCCGCCGGCGGCCAGGTGGTGCGCCGCGAGTACACGACCGACAAGGCCAACGACTTCACGGCCATCCTGACCAACATCAAGGGCTCGGCGCCCGACGCCATCTTCTACGGCGGCCTGGACGCGCAGTCCGGCCCGATGAAGCGCCAGTTGGCCACGCTCGGCCTGAAGGCGCCGCTGGTCTCGGGTGAAATGACCCGCAGCGACACCTTCATCAAGCTGGCCGGCGACGCCGCCGACGGCACCTACGCCTCGCTGGCCGGCGTGCCGCTGGACAAGATGGCCGCGGGCAAGGACTTCGAGCAGCGCTACCAGGCCCGCTTCAAGAAGGCCCCCGGCGTCTACGCGCCGTACGCCTATGACGGCGCCTGGAACATGATCGCGGCGATCGAAGCGGCCGGTTCGGCCAAGCCCGAGAAGTACCTGCCGGAACTGGCCAAGCTGAACCGCAAGGGCGCCACCAGCGAGCACATCGCCTACGACAAGAACGGCGACCTGAAGGAAATCTCGGTCACCATCTACGAAGTCAAGAATGGCAAGTGGGAGATGGTTGAAACGATGGTCAGCCAGGCCAACTAA
- the putA gene encoding trifunctional transcriptional regulator/proline dehydrogenase/L-glutamate gamma-semialdehyde dehydrogenase, which yields MASTTLGVKVDDALRDRLKAAAQKLNCTPHWLHKQAILAYLDKIERGHLPAEMSHLGGDEGGDEDGGEHQAAATPPFYEFGQDVQPQSVLRAAITAAYRRPEPECVPLLLGQARMPNLEKVHAMATDLVKKLRGKRSGGGVEGLIQEFSLSSQEGVALMCLAEALLRIPDRATRDALIRDKVSRGDWKSHMGGSQSLFVNAATWGLMITGKLVAVSSEQSLSKALTRLIGKGGEPLVRKGVNIAMRMMGEQFVSGQTISEALANNRKMEGRGFRYSYDMLGEAATTAEDAERYYASYEQAIHAIGKAAAGRGIYEGPGISIKLSALHPRYSRAQRERVMAELLPRVKALTILARSYDIGLNIDAEEADRLEISLDLLEALCFTPELEGWNGIGFVIQAYQKRAPFVIDYVIDLARRSRHRVMVRLVKGAYWDSEIKRAQVDGLEGYPVYTRKVYTDVAYLACARKLLGAPEAVYPQFATHNAYTLSAIYQLAGQNYYPGQYEFQCLHGMGEPLYDEVVGPLAQGKLNRPCRIYAPVGTHETLLAYLVRRLLENGANTSFVNLIGDESIPVETLVADPVEAASRIVPLGAPHEKIPLPRELYGNPQQGARANSAGLDLSNEHRLGSLSAALLASAATPWRAAPMLGEGDGAWDAARAIEVRNPANLRDVVGHVIEANGEEAEAALRAAANAAPIWQSTPVAERAQCLRRAAQLLEEQMQTLLGLIVREAGKSLPNAIAEVREAVDFLRYYADQADREFSNDTHRPLGTVLCISPWNFPLAIFTGQVAAALAAGNTVLAKPAEQTPLIAAQAVAILRAAGVPAGAVQLLPGRGETVGAQLVASPGVRGVMFTGSTDVARIIARTLADRLDDDGHTIPLIAETGGQNAMVVDSSALSEQVVFDVLSSAFDSAGQRCSALRVLCVQEDNADHVLTMLRGAMRELSVGNPDRLSVDVGPVIDTEARNGIQRHIDAMRTAGHRVDQVELNGECRHGTFVAPTIIEIDHISELTREVFGPVLHVVRYARDELDALLDAINGTGYGLTFGVHTRIDETIAHVTGQVHAGNVYVNRNIVGAVVGVQPFGGECLSGTGPKAGGPLYMYRLLGTRPEGLPPALDAAAPLPQRIALPGPTGETNTYMVEPRGAVYCVAATEAGARAQWAAARLTGNHAWFADTPAAQALLATLDAEQQGQAGILADAEVDQADYHAVLFEGDGDTLRALNQRIAQRPGAILAVHGLTSDALAAGAAYVPERLLTERSISVNTAAAGGNASLMTIG from the coding sequence ATGGCCAGCACCACCCTCGGCGTCAAGGTCGATGACGCGCTGCGCGACCGCCTGAAGGCCGCCGCGCAAAAACTCAATTGCACGCCGCACTGGCTGCACAAGCAGGCGATTCTCGCCTACCTGGACAAGATCGAGCGTGGCCACCTGCCGGCCGAGATGTCCCACCTGGGCGGCGACGAGGGAGGCGATGAAGACGGCGGTGAGCACCAGGCCGCCGCCACGCCGCCGTTCTACGAGTTCGGCCAGGACGTGCAGCCGCAATCGGTGCTGCGCGCGGCCATCACGGCGGCCTATCGCCGGCCCGAGCCCGAGTGCGTGCCGCTGTTGCTGGGCCAGGCACGCATGCCGAACCTGGAAAAAGTGCATGCGATGGCCACCGACCTGGTCAAGAAGCTGCGCGGCAAGCGCAGCGGCGGCGGCGTCGAGGGACTGATCCAGGAATTCTCGCTGTCCAGCCAGGAGGGCGTGGCGCTGATGTGCCTGGCCGAGGCGCTGCTGCGCATTCCCGACCGCGCCACGCGCGATGCGCTGATCCGCGACAAGGTCTCGCGCGGCGACTGGAAATCGCACATGGGCGGTTCGCAGTCGCTGTTCGTCAACGCCGCCACCTGGGGCCTGATGATCACCGGCAAGCTGGTGGCCGTGAGCAGCGAGCAGTCGCTGTCCAAGGCGCTGACGCGCCTGATCGGCAAGGGCGGCGAGCCGCTGGTGCGCAAGGGCGTGAACATCGCCATGCGCATGATGGGCGAGCAATTCGTGTCGGGCCAGACCATTTCCGAGGCGCTGGCCAACAACCGCAAGATGGAAGGCCGCGGCTTCCGCTATTCGTACGACATGCTGGGCGAAGCGGCCACCACGGCCGAGGACGCCGAGCGCTATTACGCTTCGTACGAGCAGGCCATCCACGCCATCGGCAAGGCCGCCGCCGGCCGCGGCATCTATGAAGGCCCCGGCATCTCCATCAAGCTGTCGGCGCTGCACCCGCGCTATTCGCGCGCCCAGCGCGAACGCGTCATGGCCGAGCTGCTGCCGCGCGTGAAGGCGCTGACCATCCTGGCGCGCAGCTACGACATCGGCCTGAACATCGATGCCGAAGAAGCCGACCGCCTGGAAATCTCGCTGGATCTGCTGGAGGCGCTGTGCTTCACGCCCGAGCTGGAAGGCTGGAATGGCATCGGCTTCGTGATCCAGGCCTACCAGAAGCGCGCGCCGTTCGTCATCGACTACGTCATCGACCTGGCGCGCCGCAGCCGTCATCGCGTGATGGTGCGCCTGGTCAAGGGCGCCTACTGGGACAGCGAGATCAAGCGCGCCCAGGTCGATGGCCTGGAGGGCTATCCGGTCTACACCCGCAAGGTCTACACCGACGTGGCCTACCTGGCCTGCGCCCGCAAGCTGCTGGGCGCGCCGGAAGCCGTGTATCCGCAGTTCGCCACCCACAACGCCTACACGCTGTCGGCGATCTACCAGCTGGCCGGCCAGAACTACTACCCGGGCCAGTATGAATTCCAATGCCTGCACGGCATGGGCGAACCGCTGTATGACGAGGTGGTCGGGCCGCTGGCCCAGGGCAAGCTGAACCGTCCGTGCCGCATCTACGCCCCGGTCGGCACGCACGAAACGCTGCTGGCCTACCTGGTGCGCCGCCTGCTGGAAAACGGCGCCAATACCTCGTTCGTCAATCTGATCGGCGACGAGAGCATTCCGGTCGAGACCCTGGTGGCCGACCCGGTCGAGGCCGCCTCGCGCATCGTGCCGCTGGGCGCGCCGCACGAGAAGATTCCGTTGCCGCGCGAGCTTTACGGCAATCCGCAACAGGGCGCGCGCGCCAACTCCGCCGGCCTGGACCTGAGCAACGAACACCGCCTGGGCTCGCTGTCGGCCGCGCTGCTGGCCAGCGCCGCCACGCCCTGGCGCGCCGCGCCCATGCTGGGCGAGGGCGACGGCGCCTGGGACGCGGCGCGCGCCATCGAGGTGCGCAACCCCGCCAACCTGCGCGACGTGGTCGGCCATGTCATCGAGGCCAATGGCGAAGAAGCCGAGGCCGCCCTGCGCGCCGCGGCCAATGCCGCGCCCATCTGGCAGTCGACCCCGGTGGCCGAGCGCGCGCAATGCCTGCGCCGCGCCGCGCAACTGCTGGAAGAGCAGATGCAGACCCTGCTGGGCCTGATCGTGCGCGAGGCCGGCAAGTCGCTGCCCAACGCCATCGCCGAAGTGCGCGAGGCGGTGGACTTCCTGCGCTACTACGCCGACCAGGCCGACCGCGAATTCAGCAACGACACGCACCGCCCGCTGGGCACGGTGCTGTGCATCAGCCCCTGGAATTTCCCGCTGGCCATCTTCACCGGCCAGGTCGCGGCCGCGCTGGCCGCCGGCAACACCGTGCTGGCCAAGCCCGCCGAGCAGACGCCGCTGATCGCGGCGCAGGCGGTGGCGATCCTGCGCGCCGCCGGCGTGCCGGCCGGCGCGGTGCAACTGTTGCCCGGCCGTGGCGAGACCGTGGGCGCGCAACTGGTGGCCAGCCCCGGCGTGCGTGGCGTGATGTTCACCGGCTCGACCGACGTGGCGCGCATCATCGCGCGCACGCTGGCCGATCGGCTGGACGACGACGGCCATACCATTCCGCTGATCGCCGAGACCGGCGGCCAGAACGCCATGGTGGTGGATTCGTCGGCGCTGTCCGAGCAGGTGGTATTCGACGTGCTCAGCTCGGCCTTCGATTCGGCCGGCCAGCGCTGTTCCGCGCTGCGCGTGCTATGCGTGCAGGAAGACAACGCCGATCACGTCCTGACCATGCTGCGCGGCGCGATGCGCGAACTGAGCGTGGGCAACCCGGACCGCCTGTCGGTCGACGTCGGCCCGGTCATCGACACCGAGGCGCGCAACGGCATCCAGCGCCACATCGACGCGATGCGCACGGCCGGCCACCGGGTGGACCAGGTCGAGCTGAACGGCGAATGCCGCCACGGCACCTTCGTGGCGCCCACCATCATCGAGATCGACCACATCAGCGAACTGACGCGCGAAGTGTTCGGCCCGGTGCTGCACGTGGTGCGCTACGCCCGCGATGAGCTGGACGCGTTGCTGGACGCCATCAATGGCACCGGCTACGGCCTGACCTTCGGCGTGCACACCCGCATCGACGAAACCATTGCCCACGTGACCGGCCAGGTCCATGCCGGCAACGTCTACGTCAACCGCAACATCGTCGGCGCGGTGGTCGGGGTGCAGCCCTTTGGCGGCGAGTGCCTGTCGGGCACCGGCCCCAAGGCCGGCGGCCCGCTGTATATGTACCGCCTGCTGGGCACGCGGCCCGAGGGCCTGCCGCCGGCGCTGGACGCGGCGGCGCCGCTGCCGCAGCGCATCGCGCTGCCGGGTCCCACGGGCGAGACCAACACCTATATGGTGGAACCGCGCGGCGCGGTCTACTGCGTGGCGGCCACCGAGGCCGGCGCGCGCGCCCAGTGGGCCGCGGCGCGCCTGACGGGCAACCACGCCTGGTTCGCCGACACGCCGGCGGCGCAGGCGCTGCTGGCCACGCTGGATGCCGAGCAGCAGGGCCAGGCGGGTATCCTGGCCGATGCCGAGGTCGACCAGGCCGACTACCACGCGGTGCTGTTCGAGGGCGACGGCGACACGCTGCGCGCCCTGAACCAGCGCATCGCGCAGCGTCCGGGCGCGATCCTGGCGGTGCATGGGCTGACCTCGGACGCGTTGGCGGCCGGCGCCGCGTATGTGCCGGAACGCCTGCTTACCGAACGTTCCATCAGCGTCAATACGGCCGCGGCCGGCGGCAACGCCAGCCTCATGACCATCGGCTGA
- a CDS encoding membrane integrity-associated transporter subunit PqiC yields the protein MTRLRFRPFPTSRSGAFGRGLALLALPLLLAACASSPPVHYYTLQGPAPKPPAVPRAAAPFLLEVQGVNVASQADQPQLMVRTGDGSVAAMYSERWSSPLGDEIRGALSDALKHDLGALDVQVVKPGPAAPVWRVQTDVQRFDLVSGSMAQLDATWRVRPVNLKGQGLLCRSVVTETVTQAGIPALVAAQQRAVAALAGAMASAMRGQTPDSGGAVQMLGCSPLPDADKS from the coding sequence ATGACCCGACTCCGTTTCCGCCCCTTCCCGACTTCCCGTTCCGGCGCGTTTGGCCGCGGCCTGGCGTTGCTGGCCCTGCCGCTGCTGCTGGCCGCCTGCGCCTCATCGCCGCCCGTGCATTACTACACGCTGCAAGGGCCGGCGCCGAAGCCCCCGGCCGTGCCCCGCGCAGCCGCGCCGTTCCTGCTGGAAGTGCAGGGTGTCAACGTCGCGTCGCAGGCGGATCAGCCGCAATTGATGGTGCGCACGGGCGACGGCAGCGTGGCGGCGATGTATTCCGAGCGCTGGAGTTCGCCCTTGGGTGACGAGATCCGCGGCGCGCTGTCCGACGCGCTCAAGCACGACCTGGGCGCGCTGGACGTGCAGGTGGTCAAGCCCGGTCCCGCCGCGCCGGTGTGGCGGGTCCAGACCGACGTGCAGCGGTTTGACCTGGTGTCGGGCAGCATGGCGCAACTGGACGCAACCTGGCGGGTGCGGCCGGTAAACCTCAAGGGCCAGGGTCTGCTGTGCCGCAGCGTCGTCACCGAAACCGTGACGCAGGCCGGCATACCGGCGCTGGTCGCCGCGCAGCAGCGCGCGGTGGCCGCGCTGGCGGGCGCCATGGCGTCCGCCATGCGCGGGCAGACGCCGGATAGCGGCGGCGCGGTACAGATGCTGGGCTGCTCGCCGCTGCCCGATGCGGACAAGTCATAA